One window from the genome of Solea solea chromosome 13, fSolSol10.1, whole genome shotgun sequence encodes:
- the LOC131470825 gene encoding syntaxin-12-like, whose product MSDSSWSQPRDMSSLIQACSANIQKINQNSGQIKNLLHQLETRQETLKLQEKLQQLQHYTNQLAKETNRHLKELGSLPPPLSPSEQRQQKLQRERLMNDFSAALNNFQVVQRRAAEKEKESVARARAGSRVMGDGENVNEQLVTFEKEDEWGQNQTQTEEPSITEEDLEIIREREMNIRQLEADIMDVNQIFKDLAVMIHDQGDMIDSIEANVEHAEVYVDRGAVQLQKAVYYQRKSRKRLCIVAMVLSLVLTVFIIIIWQAIK is encoded by the exons ATGTCAGACAGCAGCTGGTCCCAGCCACGGGACATGAGCAGCCTGATCCAGGCATGTAGTGCCAACATCCAGAAGATCAACCAAAACT CTGGTCAGATCAAAAACCTTCTTCACCAACTGGAGACAAGACAGGAAACTTTGAAGCTCCAGGAGAAGCT GCAACAGCTACAGCACTACACCAACCAGCTGGCTAAAGAAACCAACAGACACCTGAAGGAGCTTGGCTCACTGCCCCCACCGCTGTCTCCATCAGAGCAG AGGCAGCAGAAGCTGCAGAGGGAACGTTTGATGAACGATTTCTCTGCAGCCCTCAACAACTTCCAGGTGGTGCAGCGGAGAGCAGcggagaaagagaaggagtcAGTGGCCAGAGCTCGAGCTGGATCCAGAGTCATG GGAGATGGAGAAAATGTGAATGAACAGCTGGTGACATTTGAAAA GGAGGATGAATGGGgtcagaaccagactcagacgGAGGAACCGTCCATCACAGAGGAGGACCTGGAGATCATCAGGGAGCGAGAGATGAACATCAGACAGCTGGAG GCCGACATCATGGACGTGAACCAGATCTTCAAGGACCTGGCTGTGATGATCCATGACCAGGGAGATATGATCG ACAGCATTGAGGCCAATGTGGAGCATGCTGAGGTTTATGTGGACAGAGGGGCGGTGCAGCTGCAGAAGGCAGTCTATTATCAG AGGAAATCCCGGAAGAGGTTGTGCATCGTGGCCATGGTGCTGTCGCTTGTGCTCaccgtcttcatcatcatcatctggcAGGCCATCAAATGA